The DNA region GTAATTCTGACACGCTTTCGCGCGTGctctatttttataaatattatttatttatttatttgggcAATCAATTTGCcggattttttgtttttgttttgtttcggtttctgttccatttgcatttgaaatgcttTGGCCTTTTGCTTAAACACTTACGtatgtaaattgaaatttgtcGATGGCTGACCACCATCAGCGtttattgtaaatatattCGTATGTGGCTAAATGGtaggtatgtatgtatatttgcTGATGTATATTTGTATGCAGACCGTAGGTCATCAATATtcataataaattaataaatatatatctgtatGCCTGAATGCCGAGCCAGGATCCAGCGATTCCAACAGATCGGTATCCTTCAGCTCTGTCTCTATCTCTTTcgctgtctctgtctctgtctctttctGTTGGTTGTTTATTGTGATTTGTTGCGCTCgacttggccacttggccatGTTAAAGGTGTCCTGGCAGCGGGAAAACCCGGATCCCGCCGCTCCCCCAAGTGGGTCAATAAGGCTGGTCATTGATTTACGGCCGGCCAGCTGTGGCAGtactaatttaaattatgattGAGCTTACGCATAAATTAATTGTCGTGAACACCTAGCAGAGGCTGGGATCAATATCGAAATGCCTCTCGCTTGATTGGCAGTGAATGTtatggccattggccatttCTATGGCACTCGCATTCGCcaatcaatttttattatgtattatttatttttgttcaaaTTAAAGCGAGCATGCTGCAGGCTGCATTTGACTTTGTATTTTACAGTTTACGCTTTAATTGCTGTCTCTGGTCTATTTCTGCCGATTGCTCTCattgtttttggccatttaACTGACCGTGCTGTTGTATGGGTactctatatatgtatgtaggtatgtatgtatgtatgttatgCTGTATATGCCTATGTATTGGTAGTGCAACAATTatcgtatatgtatattaaactGGCGCACAATTTTACACTTGACTGCCCGCTCAGAGtttgttgctttgttttcACTTTGCCTATATTTAATTTCACCTTTTTTCactgtttgcattttgtttgtttgtttgtttgtttgtctatACTATTTTCACTattgctggttgctggttggctggttgaCTGATAGAGTCTCTGATGtgctgcatttaatttaatttcatttaaataaaattatcaacGAAGCCTGGCAGGGTTAATTGCACGTTAACACACACACGCTAGAGGGACAAcgaataaaaattaaatattaaatggcTGCCGCCATGGCAGTCATAGAAATTTGGGGCGTGGGGCATGGGCCTTGCGGCGGGACAAGTGCTTAAGCTAATTGCAGTTTCGCGACAAGCGGAACCGGAAACGGGCCTCGCAGATGATCCCTTGGCAAACGCACTCACGTAGCCGCtaaatgtttcaattttcTGGCAGCTCAACGCGGCGCCGCagacatttaataataaacgCAGCTGCAGCACCGAAATGGCCAGAACTTTCCCGGCTATCTCCCTGGCTTTTTGCTAGTGTGGCTGATGGCAGGGAATTGGATTTTCGGGGGGGTGGGTGGCATGACAAAGACAACCGCGAGCAAATGGCCATCGACCATTTTTGATGCCTTTCGGCCAGAgagcaaacaaaattaaaaacgaatttcAAATGCCTTTGCCAGGctcaaaaatgcaaatcgcATTCTCTGTCACCGAATAGAGATGAGTTATTCTTGCGCACCTCAAAGCAATAGAAACAGAAATGCTTTAAGTTCACAAAGCGAAAAGTTAAGTTTTCCCTAAAGCAATATatcttgaaaaaaaaaaccttatACATTTACTAAAAATCTTTAAACTGCCAAGTACACTGTGCATTGAGCCTGGGGACAAGGAAAATACTAAACTAGAACTGCTTCAAGGACTTCCCATCACTGGCGACACGCACACACGGCAAGAAAGAGGGACAATCGCACACCTACAGGCCTGCAGGACAagttgcatactttcgggcgcaacatgcaattaaaatgcaaaaaaggcAAATGGTAGAGCGACCATTTCGGCTTCAGGTCGATTCCGTTCCGTTCTTTCGTTCCGTTCcgcctgcagctgcagctcgAAAAACCAAAGACCAAAATCGATGCAGTGCCAAGTTGAAACGGAAATGCCAGAGCCGAATCGgaatccgcatccgcatccgcatccgtccgttcgtctgtccgtgAGCCTGGTGTCCGTGTGTCTGTGCAACGTCTGCGGTTAGAACAAGTTTGCCAGCCTGCATCTGTGTTTTTGCGTGTGTGACTGccgtgggtgtgtgtgtgtgcgtgctagCCAGTATGCAAGTATGcaagtgtgcgagtgtgcgagtgtgcgagtgtgcgagtgtgcgtgttGATTTAGCGTTAAGCTTGTTGGATTTTTGCGTTTTGTCAACATTCCCCCGGCCAGTTGTCGATGCATTCGCAgactgctgctgcggcggcttTCTCGGGCTGTTCAAATAATTGCCGATAGACTTCGGGGCAAGAGCATTTCGAGATTGATTCTGGTTGGGTGGCAGCATGCACACAGAGAAAAGTAATCACCAAAATTGGTCATAGATTCGATTTGAGTTAGAAAATGGCTTTTGAGTGAACAGCAAGAATCGGTGCCATTAAAATCTGAAGGGTGTTTAATTGTTTCAACAAGTGTCGGAATTGCAAAGGATTCAGATAACAGTTGATTTTTCGGTTTATACTTTGAGTTCgattttctctctgtgcagaATGTACTGTTGGATCAATGGGGAGGTGAAGTGCTGCTTAGACTAGGCTTTGTGTTCATTAATGGTCAGGTTGGACTATACAGTGGGGTGTATGGGTGGTATGGGTGTGCTGATCAGGTTGCGTATCTCAATTAGTCCTATAGGTAAGTTAAACTCAACACTTGCAGATATGATTCCTATAGCTATTTGTCCTCCTATTTGTTAGTTATAAATGCATTAATATTGCTTCGTTGGCCTGCTCTATTTCCTTTACTATTTAGCCTCATCctttatgattatgattatgatcCTGCCTTTCTTAACATTGTGTATCACCTGATTGAGAATAATGATTGATTCAACAATTTCTATAAGTGAGTATgtgttttttcttctgttATCCTGAATATTGGTACTAAGCAGCAGCGCTGCTTAGGGCCGAATCCTAGGGATGCTTCGTATAATTATTGAGCGGCATCTCGTTCACATGGGTGTGGGCCACCTCCTTGTTCCGGTCATGTATGGCCATTTCCATTGGTGCACTGGCTGGCTTCTTCTGGGCCGCCTTCTGTGTCTTTAGCTGGAACATAATAAGCGGTTAATTAGGATACGTTTCAGAGTTCACAGCTCTCATATTTACTCTCTGTATGGTCTTTTCAAAGTCCTGATGCGGCTCTGGTCGCTTCATCGTGCTGCAGTTTCTCAGGCGTTCGTTGGTCTGCAAAGGGATACACTTTAAATAATAGTAAAAAcattattgtattatttaagaatAAATTTTCTTATGGAGCAACCATTTGGCTTTGGTCACCTGTTACTTTAGTTTCATGCACTTGCTTTATAAAAGGTtgaataaattgtattttgccGTCATTTTGGTATGTTATTCCGGCTATTTCGTGCCCGCCCATGATTACTTCATTAACCCGAGTCGGACCGAACAAATCGACACCTCAAAACAACCGCAGCCAAAAActtcaaatggaaatgggtaatgccaaatgaaaagcGCCGGGCAGCCGAGAAAGTGTAATGAAAGGGCAACGCTGGTTCCTCCTGTCCCCGGAGCAGCATTTCCGCAACAGACCGTATAATGAGTGCCGTTGAGGAGCTCGGAACACACGCTCCGGGTGACCTTTGACCGGAGGAAAAAGCACAGCAATGGCAACGACAACGGCAACAGAATCACGAGCTGGGGCCAAAGAAAGGTAATGAGTGCCAGAGGACacgccgcacacacacacacacacacacacaaacaaaagaaGTTGTCCCGAACACGGAGCACAATTGTCGCCAGTGCTTAGCCCAAGTCATTTTCAAAATTGACCGCAAAACTCGGGAGCAACCGGAGTGGACAATCTGCAGTCGTGGTCCTCGGCAGCGGCAAATTGtgcttaaatattaaatgaacagCCGGCGAAGGAGCGAAGGAGCacacacaaaagaaaaaccgGACAACAACCGTAAAACACGAAAAGTTATAAACTCCCGTCGGACTGCGAAGGACACCCAGCCCAAATAAAAgggcacacagaaaaaaaagaaggtaaccaaataaaaaaaaagaaatgaaagcTGGAAGCtcgatggaaatggaaatggaaaagtgcACGGCGACAggacacacaaaacaaaacactttgGCACGcctgaaataataaaaacaaatgcgaaTGGAAAAAGGACAGTCGTGTGTAGAGGGAGCACCACCTGATCCCCACCCACATCTTTCACATCCGGCATAACAACCGCAGCAAAGCCGAAATGCGCCAAGGTGCAAATGACCAGGTAACGTGGAGTTCCAGGAACGTGCCTCGTCCGCAGGTCCTTGACAACGCCCCCGACAATGCGATTGGCGCTCTCGTCCCCAGCTTTGTCCTCTGCGATTTCAGCACTCggtgcactcagaaaaatcAATTTAGCTATCACTCATAGTTCatattacaataatttatAAGCTAAATATACAATAATCTTAAGattccaaaaataaataataaattcttaGCTAACATTGCAACGATTATtaagatataaatatataagatataaataTGGAATTTCTGCAAGTGCATTGCGCATCCTGTCGTGGATTTCCATctgtatctggtatctggcACTTGCACTTGCAGGACCCCCGCCCTCATCGGCAGTTCATATCTCGGAGTCTGCCATTTGCATCCGGCACATGTCCTTGCCGCACTGCCCGCTCCCCGTGACCCCTGACCCCCGACCCCTGACGTCGTGCTCTTTTTGCTCCTGCTCTGTGTTGTCATTGTCTGGTCTCGACCACTCGCCCAACGCAAGTCAACGCAATTAACGGTAATTGCCTTTTATCGGCTTAGCCTTGATAAAGTTTTCCACCGCCCCCAGGCTTTTCCGCCCCGCCCATTTTCCCAGAACGCGAACTTTCCTAGTTATtgctgctattgttgttgttgttgccgcggCCATCGTTGTTATTTGTAGGTTTACGcggtttttatattttaatttaattttataagtAGTCCCAGTGCTCCGCCCCACACTCCCCCTCCCCAccactccccctccccctcctcATCGTCCACCAAACTTGTCCATGGCAAAAATTCGACATTAAACAGAGCAGCGGATGGTCGCGTTTGGCGGGAAAGGGGAGGTTGGTAGGGGGATCgggaaaagtttttgttttgaatgcGGCAAGGAAATGCTTTGAAGTTGGCTCCAAATTATGGAACTTTTCATGGCTTTGCAGAGAGATAGCGAGCGGGGGGGGGGGTAGGGACATTCTCGCCATCCTGAATGAAGGAGCCGGGAATTAAACTGCGACCGAAATGGGAAAACTCGTTCCATTTTCATAATTCTCAAGCAACTTAGGAGGTGTCAAGTGCTCGACTAATGAAAATGTCACTGTCTATATGGCGTTGAACATAAGTGTTTCGAATGGAAACCTAAGCTCTAATTCTTCTTTGCCCGCAGATAGATAGTTAAGATTATTCGAGACCTAAAGCagaggaaattaaaaaactaaaagaaatTCCATAGGGACGATGGAGAACATTCCTATATTTATTTGGTTGATTTACCCAAATCCTTTTTACCCTCTTTTTATATGACAACTAAAGTTTTACCATTGCCAGTAAagaaaacaagcaaacaagGAAGTAAGCCGAAAAGTAGGCAATAAAAATGGTTTCTTAACCGGAAATGACAAAATCACACACGAAATGGtttcgataaaaaaaaaggtctACCTTCTGTGTAAGTGGCACCCAATTTGCGACCTCCAAACTCACCTTCAACTGCATTCCCTCCGTGGCGTTCAGCTCATCTCCACTTTGCCGGAGGCCCTGCAAAAACCTGTGGAAGACCGTTCTCCGCTGCTTGTGCTTGTTCCGGCCCTCTAACCAATCCAATTCAGATACGgttccaaatccaaatccaaatgcGAGGCAGTCAGGCGAACAATCAAACCGAGAATCAAACAGACATTCATTTGATTAACCAGACAGTCAAAGTTTAAGCGCAAaccaatttaattgaattaaaagccataaaaaccAAACAGCCGCCAAACTGTCTCTAACCACAGCTTCCTGCTCTCCCCCCCGTCCACCGATTTTAGGCACTCCTCACCTGTTGCCGAAAAGTCGTAAAAGAAATTGGTCCGTGCTCCCGGATAACTGTGCTGCATCCCGTTCAGATTCAGTGCCGACTTGGAGTCGATGGCGTTCCGGGCCATGCGATTGGCCAAATCATTCTGCGTGTAGCTGTAGATCTCGTTCTCCTCGCGATTCGATAGGCAGCTGGAGGGCTGCACATGCacggaaaatatatataatatatgtagatcgataaaaataaagtttattgATTCTTAAAGACCttattcataaatattcaataggGTGAGAGCGATTTCATTGCTTCTTATGAAGAAGGATTAAAGCGATAATAAGCTACAGCCCTTTAAtcacaaaataaattatatatatttatatcacTTCCCAAGGAAACCCTAAGCTGCTGTGACAGTgaatttctctcagtgcatgCACACATAAAAGAAGAGCACACATGAGCATGCATAATAAACGAAACGGAACGAAACGGAAATGAATTAGAGTCTGATTAGCTGGAGGTCGTAAAAGCCTCTGCGGCCGTAAAAGTCACGGAGTTCGAAGTCGGAGCATCTGCTTACCACCACCGAGTACTTACCAAGTACTTGCCGGGCACATAGAGCGGCTGGCTGTGGCTGGTGGGCATCACCGAGGAGCTGACCAGGCCCGTTCCGCTGCAGCTGGGCCCGGCCATCCGGCGGGAGAGCGTGTGCCCCGTGGAGATGCGCACGTGGCGCTCCTTCCACTTGGACAGGCGCACCTGCTCGATGGCGTCCAGCACGTCGTCGTAGGGCATGTTGATCTGTTTGCTGTAGTGGGCGGCCAGGCCCTCCAGGTAGCCTCGTTTGCCCTCCTGCATGGCGAGAAAGCAAATGAATTTCATCACAAATAAATATGGATAATCAAGAAGATGCAGAATTACGTATAGAAACATATAATAAACCACTCAGTATCGGTATTTCCAtcattatacatatatctatatatttctAAATCAGCTATATTAAAGCTCATAATTTCCTGCGGTGCACGGGAAAGTTGCCCAGATCCCGAGAAGTCTTAACCGCAATCCACTAAGGCCAGGGTCAAAAGCAACTCCTCAAGGAGCAGGCAGATCTCAGAGAGGCGGAGCAGGGCGGGCGCACAAGTGTTAATATCTTCCGGTAATTAGCGTGAGGCTGCCACTTAAATGTGTCCTGTTTGACATTCAAAGCGGTCACTGAAGCGGCAGCATCGTGCTCCTTTATGCTGCTCCATCTGCAGCTGCATCCACATCTGCATCCCCATctgcatccacatccgcatccgtatcTGCATCTTCTGTGTGTCTATGTCTACGTCGATGTCTGCACCTGCATCCTCGAGCATCCTGGGGCACAACTAAATCCACTGAACCCCCAAACCCCGCGGCCTGGCAAATTCATTTAGCGTCGCATTCATGTAATGCACATGCAAACATTTGTGCTGAAATGCAACTTGTCTGCAGCTGTCAGTCAGTTAGATACACAgatactactactactactactacttctGCCACTGCAGCTGTAGTACATACCCTCCCACACATACCCACACACCCAGGGGGCTGTCTGTCTCATCAGCGCAAAGTGCAATTAGTTGAAGTTGGAGCCCGCGCGTCAACATGGCCCAGACGAAGGGGGCGTCGAGGGGGCCAGAAGCCAACAAGTCCTGTCCCCCCTTGCAAATTCCCTTTTTGCCCGCATTCATCCTGCAGACACCTTTCTTCGCTGCCATTCGGTATAATTCCATTTGGGGCTTAAagttgcatttcaatttgcgcCGCCACAAAGACAAcaatcgtaaatatttaaccACATCTTGGCGCACAAACTATGCCAAGTACTGAGCCATCAACATGGCAccaacaagaacaaaaaaaaggacctcaactgctgctaattaaaatgcaaagcaGCAAAACCAGATGCAGCCTATGACTAAGTTTTCACACATAGCCAACAAACACTCTTTGAAGGGAACAGGAACAGAAATAAAAGTGCCAGTacacagaaataaataataataatatttcttaaaggacagtaaaaatataaaccaAGAACAAATGCTTTGTGATTGGTTCTTTCTATTTCGCATTAAACATACAAGTGCCTGCAGTGCAGgaaaaattcaaacaaaatgttattctatttttttcagtAGAGCTACAAATTTGGCATCAGGAGCATTAGGAGCATCAGGAGCTGGAGCGGAAGCCTGCGGATCGCGTGGCCTGCATATTAAGCAGCTGCATCGGAATCTGAAGAGTGTCTGGCAAACTGTCAACACTCCATGCGTGCTCAATAGGCAcgtctgccacgcccaccacgcCCAGTACAGAATCCACCCCGCCCACCCAAAAGGTTGGTGATGTTGATGATGTGCATAGACCTGAACTTTAAATGGAGATGGCTTTGCATctatttgcattgcattgcattgcattgcattgcacTGCATGGGATTGCATTTCTTTGGCGGAATGCAGGCGGCGGCCCTGAACTAGTGACATGTTTTCAGCCAACAAAACGTGGACAAAGGCACCAGAAGTCATCACAGCAAACGGGGCTGCCAAATGCCTTTCAATGTGCACTTCTTTTACCCGGGCACAGTGGGCCAGCTATCTGGAAAATTCTAGCAAATTCTGATTTATAAAGAACACACAAAGATCACACTGAGTCATGTGTTTAGTATTATACAAATAGTAGTATACAAGTATTATACAAAATTCTAAGCTCACGTTATATTTTCTCAACAGTACATGCATTGAAACCACCTTCACAACTTTTGCCACCATTTCCAGTTGCAATTTGCTGGCCTTGCAATTTTGCAGCAATCATTTAATTGTAGCTCCTGTAGCCCCACTCATTTCAACTCACTGCAACGCAACCACAAGGCTGAGCTTTATCTGTAAGCCAGCAGCAACCGAAAAATACGcgccaaaataaacaaaattaacgCAATGCAAAATCATTTCCCCAACCGGCGACTGCACgttatataataaaataaacaaaacaaaacaaaacataacaGCAGGGGGCCGATGGCCTGAAGTGGACACACTGTATGTTGAGGTGACCCAGCGGGCCTTCGTTGGTTGGCCACTCGgtttaactaaattaaaatcGTGTTAATTTCACATTAGAGCGCACACAACGCTGGCTCCCCGAACGACTGTCACACGTTGCACGTTGCATCCTGTGCCCACTGAAACccccttgccacgccccctgggGGAGGGCAGGATGCAAATTGCCAGGACCCTAAACAAAACGACCGTAGATAAGAGCAATCGCTGGCTGGTTGCCCGCCACAGTTAGTTGGTAGTTGATAGTTTGCCGAGGCAGgcttaatgtttaatttaatgaagTACATAAGAACAACAGGGTATTAAAACTccaaacaatttaaaatagcATCTATCTTTAAAATATGTATCTGTATACATACAGAAAGGATGAACTTACCGGCGTGGAGTACGGATGGGCGGTGAGTCGTATGCCATCCGCCTCGAGGTGGCGCTTCATGACCGCCTCCAGCTCCTTCATGGTCACCGGCGTATCACAGTCGGTGGCCAGGAtctcgttgctgctgctcagTGCCTTGGGATCGTTGATCAGGACATAGACAATGGCGGCGCCCTTCTCCCGCAGCATGCGCACACTCTTCAGCAGTTTGCCGCGATGCGAGGGATTATCAACGCCGATGGCATCCAGATCGATCTCGCCAATCTGCTTGCAGATCTCCAGCTCATCGTAGCCGTTCTCCAGGAAGCTGTCGCCGTAGTGGGCCAGTCCAATGGTGCGCAGCCACTCGCAGACGATGTTGTGGTGCGGCatgctggagctggagctggtgCTGGCATTCGCATTCGCGTATCACGTGGCTCCGCTGGGAAACGGAAGGTCCAGCGGTGCGAAGGAGACCTTGTTCAGGCGCTGCGTCTTCGTCGAGGTGCTGGCACCACTGACACCACTGGCACCACTAGCTCCACTAACTCCACTGGATCCACCGCCAGTCGCCAGCGGCTCCGGTTGCTTGCAGCTGCTGGCGGcactgctgcagctgctgctggaggtTGCCTTCATAGCAGCGGCAACAGGAGCAAGTTGCGCAGTGTACTCTGTGTAGTGTAGAAAAAGGCTATGAAAGTGATTTTCAGTGCATACTTAAAAACATGCATTCTTTAAAGATTTTCATATAAATGAAGACATACCCATCTCTTCATACCCATCTCTAACTAGAAtcataaaaacataaacattaaattaaattgagtTTGGCTTTGAGGTTGTAACGAATGTTATGGTTTTCATTTGCCGGGCtcaacagtgcgtatgcgtaatatggTTTCGGCAACTTCCGGTGGCCATTTAACTCGCCTGACAGGTGTAGGTCATGGGGGGAACTGCCCGGATCTGGAGCTGGATCTAGATGGCTGGGGGAagggggcaggggcaggggcaggggctTTGGCATATCAATTTGCGTTAATAGCAGTCATTGTTCACTCGCAATCAAGGGAATGGGCAAGGACCTCTGCCGTTCTGCCGTTCTGCCGAGTCCTGCCTATAAGCACTTAATGATAATGCTCGGTCATGTACACGAGCCACTAAAACACTTGAATATGCTTAGCCCCGGAAGCCACTTGCATATGAATAAGCCACTTAAAATGACAGATGGACCACTGCAGGCAGACGGGGGAGGCAACTCCCTACGAGGGGATGGCAGCGCCCTCGGGTCACAGACAAAAGACAAAAGGAAGTCGTCTAACTATTTGTGCAATGCCCATTCCACGACAACGACACCGACAACGACCCCGATCCTTGTTTGTTGTCTccgggtgtgtgtgtgtatttgtgtatttgtgtgtgtatacttggctgtaaaaatatttttgcttgtcgaaaaatgaaatgcaaatgtctGCTGGCAGCAGAAATATTGTCCAGCCGTTTACTCCTCGTCAGGTGGCTGGCCATCTACCCCAAAAAGTGTGGTTCAAGGAGGCAGACAATGgcataatgaaaataatgTGGCTACAGTTTGGCCACACAGGGAACTGCAGCTGTCATTGAGTGTGCTAGATTGAAGTGGTCGGTTCTTCTTCC from Drosophila santomea strain STO CAGO 1482 chromosome 3R, Prin_Dsan_1.1, whole genome shotgun sequence includes:
- the LOC120452174 gene encoding uncharacterized protein LOC120452174 → MPHHNIVCEWLRTIGLAHYGDSFLENGYDELEICKQIGEIDLDAIGVDNPSHRGKLLKSVRMLREKGAAIVYVLINDPKALSSSNEILATDCDTPVTMKELEAVMKRHLEADGIRLTAHPYSTPEGKRGYLEGLAAHYSKQINMPYDDVLDAIEQVRLSKWKERHVRISTGHTLSRRMAGPSCSGTGLVSSSVMPTSHSQPLYVPGKYLPSSCLSNREENEIYSYTQNDLANRMARNAIDSKSALNLNGMQHSYPGARTNFFYDFSATEGRNKHKQRRTVFHRFLQGLRQSGDELNATEGMQLKTNERLRNCSTMKRPEPHQDFEKTIQRLKTQKAAQKKPASAPMEMAIHDRNKEVAHTHVNEMPLNNYTKHP